A genomic window from Gemmatimonadaceae bacterium includes:
- a CDS encoding TlpA family protein disulfide reductase → MAWGWRGTRGARGAVAAAASVAASVAVAVAVAALTSCGDAPARGGVVAVGQPAPAYAAQRLDGTPVTLAEQRDNVVMLNVWATWCKPCREEIPALDSLHREFGARGLRIVGVSIDVSSDTAMIAGFARELGASYELWLDPDDRASFTFRALGVPSTHLVDRAGTLRWRHMGPVRASDAGLRALLDSVLSEPSGR, encoded by the coding sequence ATGGCTTGGGGTTGGCGTGGGACGCGCGGCGCGCGCGGCGCTGTCGCGGCGGCGGCTTCGGTGGCGGCTTCGGTGGCGGTCGCCGTAGCGGTCGCGGCCCTCACCTCCTGCGGCGATGCGCCCGCCCGCGGCGGAGTCGTCGCCGTCGGCCAGCCGGCGCCGGCCTACGCCGCGCAGCGCCTCGACGGCACGCCGGTCACGCTCGCCGAGCAGCGCGACAACGTCGTGATGCTCAATGTCTGGGCCACCTGGTGCAAGCCCTGCCGCGAGGAGATTCCCGCCCTCGACTCCCTGCACCGCGAGTTCGGCGCGCGTGGCCTACGCATCGTGGGCGTCAGCATTGACGTCAGTTCCGACACCGCGATGATCGCCGGCTTCGCGCGCGAACTCGGCGCGAGCTACGAACTCTGGCTCGATCCCGACGACCGCGCGTCCTTCACGTTCCGGGCGCTCGGCGTGCCGAGCACGCATCTCGTAGACCGCGCCGGCACGCTGCGCTGGCGGCATATGGGGCCCGTGCGCGCCAGCGACGCCGGACTGCGCGCCCTCCTCGACTCCGTGCTGAGCGAGCCTAGCGGACGCTAG